A window of Halopelagius inordinatus genomic DNA:
CGTAGAGGAAAAGCAACGGGAGCGCCCACATAATCTGCGTGAAGGGGTCCGGCGGCGAGAACAACGCGCCGAACACGAAGATGGCCACGACGGCGTATCGCCACTTGTCGCGGAACGTCTCGTACGGGACGATTTCGGCGTACGAGAGGCCGGTGATGGCAAGCGGCATCTGCGCCGCGAGACCGAACGAGACGGTGAGAAGGAAGATGAACTGCGCCCACATGACGATGGAGTAGGTGGGCGCGAACCCGGCGCTGATGGCGTTCCCGGCGAGGAACGCGAACATGAACGGGAAGAACACGAAGTAGCCGTAGGCGATTCCGGCGACGAACAGAAGCGCGGTGGTGACCGCGATGAACGCGAGTTTCCACGGCGCGACCGGCGACTGGGGCCACGCGCCGCGTTCTCGGAGGGCGTCACGCGAAAAGTAGACGAAGATGGGCGCGGCGAGGATTATCCCGCTCACGAGTCCGATTTTCGCCTGCAACAGGATGACGTCGAACGGAGTCTGGGCGATGATGTCGTAGTTGCCCTGAATGTGAGCCGACATCTGCGCTTCCGTGACGCTTTTCAGAAAGTCCCACACCACCAACCGAAGCGCGTAGAACGTGCCGAGAAAACCGACGAGGAAGACGATGAACACCTTTTGGAGGTCTTTCTGCGCCGCCCGAAGCATCGCTCCGGCGGTGTCGCGTCCCGCCGCGAGCGTCTGTTGGGTGTCCTCGTCGAGCGCGCTGGACATACGTACTGAAAACCCTCTCGCGGTTATCAATCTTTTTCACCGCGGTCGGCGGTTATCCGTCGCAAAACCTCGGCCCGATGCGGAAAGGCCTATAAGAACCGGGTGGTGAATTTCAGGTGAATGGCCGACGATTCGGAGACCGACGAGGGACGACCCCCCGACGAACCCGAGTCCGAGTCGGGGGCCGACCCTACGCCTACCGACGAGGAGGTCCCCGAAACGGGCGACGCAGACAGCGACGGTGCCGGCGATAGCGACGCCGACGCAGGTGCGGATGCCGACGCAGACGCGGATGCCGACGCAGACATCGATGCGGATTCGGACGCCGACGCCGACGTATCCGATTCGTCCGATGCGGACGCCGACGCGGACATCGACGCCGACGCCGACGCGGAAGACGAGACTCCCGGCGACGGCGATACGGATCTGTGGCCCGAGGCCGACTACACGCCCGACGACAGCGACGACCCGGCGGCGGACGCCGACTCTCCCGAACCCGACGCCGACGACGCGAGCGAGGGGTCGGTCGAGGCCGGAACGGACGGCGGCGAAGTCGCCTCCGCGGACGCCTCGGTGCCGTCTCGACACTCCGAAGCGGGATACCCTGACGACGACGGAATCGTCGGCGAGGGTCCCGAGAGCGACCAGGAAATGCCGCTCGCGGACCACATCGAAGAGATGGTCCGCCGACTCGCGGTGGTGTTCGCCGTCGGCGGCATCATCACGCTGATCATGTTCCCCGGCGGGGAACTCGTAAACTCCGCGTTCGGATTCAACCTGACGAGTGCGACGGAAGTGATCAACTTCCTTTGGAACCGTCACATCCCCGGCGCGCCGGAACTCGCGGACCGTCGCCCCCGGGTGTACGGACCGCTCGAACTCATCCTGACCGAACTGAAGGTCGCCGGTCTCGCCGGCCTCTTGATCGGTCTCCCGGTGTTCGTCTACGAGACGTACCTGTTCATGCGACCCGGTCTGTACCAGCGAGAGCGACGTTACTACCTCGCGGCCGTCCCGACGAGCCTCGTCCTCGCGGTCGTCGGGATGGCGTTCGCGCATTTCGTCGTCCTCCCCGCCATCTTCGCGTATTTCACGTCGTACACCACCGGAACGGCCACCGTCGCGTTCGGCCTCAAAGAGACGTTCAACCTGATACTGCTGTTGATGGGGTACATGGCCATCGTCTTCCAGATTCCGCTTTTCGTCATGCTCGCGATCATGATGAACCTCGTCACGCGGCGGTGGCTCGCCTCGCGACGCCTGATCTTCTGGGGCGCGTTCCTCGGTCTCTCGTTCCTCGTCAGCCCCGACCCGACCGGGATGGCCCCCATCATCATCGCCGCGACGATGATCACGCTGTTCGAGGGGACGCTGTTTCTCCTCCGGTGGACGCGAATGGAGTGACGACGCCGTCGGCCTCTGCCAGCACCTTCCACACCGTCTCGGGCGGTCGATAGAGACCGACGCACCGAGTTCCCGCACCCGCCGCTACCCGTCGCGTAACGCTGTGAACGAGTCGGAACCGTCGGCGTCTCACCGCCGCAGAATCGAGCCTGTCGATTACTCGCCGGTCGGGTACTCAGTCGAGAACACGTCTTCGACGAGCGGTTCGTCTCCGCTTTCGGTCCTCTCGCCTTCGTCGTCTTCGGGGCTGACGCTCCCGGTTTTGTAACCGTGCATGTCGAGCGTCACGTGGTCGAACCCGAGGTCGGTCAGGTGGTCGCGGGCGGCCTCCACGAAGTCGATGTCGAGGGCCGCCTCCAGTTCGTCGCGAGAGACTTCGATGCGGGCGAGGCCGTCGTGGTCGCGGACGCGGAACTGCGAGAATCCCCACGTCCGCAGGACGCGTTCGGCCTTCTCGACGCGAGTGAGGCGCTCTTCCGTGACTTCGAGACCGGTCGGGATTCGCGAGGAGAGACACGCCATCGACGGTTTGTCGGCGACCGAGAGGTCGTAGTCGTCGGCGATGGCTCTGACGTCGTCTTTGGTGACGTCGTGGGCCAAAAGCGGCGAGAACACCTCTAACTCCTCGACGGCGCGGAGTCCCGGTCGGTGCCCCTCGCCGGGGTCCGAGGCGTTCGTACCGTCGCAGACGGTGTCGATGTCGAGTTCGCGCGCCGTCTCGTACATCCGTCCGAGACGCATCGTCCGGCAGTGATAACACCGGTCGCCGTCGTTCGCGACGAAGTCAGGGTTGTCCAGTTCGGAGAACTCGACGACTTCGTGTCTGATCCCTATCTCTTCTGCGACGCGGCGCGCTTCGTCGAGTTCCGACTCGGGGAGCGTCTCCGACCGGGCCGTACAGGCCACCGCCCGGTCGCCGAGAGCGTCGCGCGCGAGGGCCGCGACGACGGAGGAGTCCACGCCGCCGGAGAAGGCGACGACGACGCCGTCTCGTTCCCCGAGGGAGGTCCGGACCGCCTCGGCTTTCTGTGCGGCCGAGCGAGTTCCCTCGTCCGTCGACGAATCCACGTCGGGTTGCATGGCACGAACTTCACCGCGGAGCGTCAAAAGCGCGTTGTCCTCGGCGGCGACTACCCGTAACGTTTTGTCGGGTGGGGCGATACTCCACGGCGAAATGGACTTCGAGACCATCCCGGGCGTCGGCGAGAAGACGGCCGCCGCGCTGTCGGAACTCGACGACCCCGCGCGGGCCCTCGAAGCGGGCGACGTGGCGGAACTCGCCCGTGCACCCGGCATCACGGAGGGGCGCGCCGCGGCCATCGCGCGGGCCGCTATCCGCCGCCGCCACGACGACGACGGCGACTTTCTCGCCACCGACCGCGCCCGGGAGGTGTACCGCGACGTGCTCTCGTTGCTCCGCGAGCGAACCGTCACCGCCTACGCCGGAAAGCGCGTCGAGACGCTGTTTCCCACCTCGTCGGCCTCGCGCATCGACGAGGTCAGAGAGTTCGCCCGAGAGGCGGTCGAGCGGACGCCCGAATCCGACGTTCTCGCCGCCTTAGAGGGCGTCGAACCCCTCGAACCGGCGTCCGGGCTCCGCGTCCGAGAGCGCTGTCTCGCCACCCTCGACGCCGAACGCTACGCCGCGGCGAAAGACGCGTTCCCGGAACTGTCCGTCGAGATAGTCGAGGACGCGCGCGACTTGGCGGAACTCGCGCGGTCGTACTCCACCGTCGTCGCACTCGACGAGACGTTCGCGGGCGTGGACGTCGAGGGCGACGTTCGAGTTCGCCCCGACGCCGCCGAGAACCCCGACGAAATCGTCCCCGAGAGAGTGCTCGCCTTCTTCGCGGGCAACCGCGGACGCGTGCAGGCGGCGGCGGACGTCCACGAGGCGGCGGGCCTCGACGCGCCCTGTGACCTCGACGCCCTGCGAGACGCCCTGAGTCGGGTAGACGAGGACGGAACCGTCGTCGGCGACGAGGAACTCGACCGCCTCGCCGCGGCCGTAGACGACCTCGACACCGCCGTCTCGGCGGCCGAGTCGGTCGCGAACGACCGCCTCCGCGACGCCATCCGCGAACGCGACGTGACCATCGAGGGGACGGACTTTCTCTCCTTGGTCGAACAGGGCGCGCGCGTCGATTCGCTGCTGTCTCGGGAACTCGAAGACGAGTACGACGCGGCGGTCGAAGCGGCGAGAGACCACCTCGTCGAGACGCTGAACCTCGAACCCGAGGAGGCGGACGTCGCCGTCCGCGCGTTCACCGACGACGCCGCCTTTCCGGTCGAACGCGACGAGGAGATGGTCTCGCGCCTCCGGACGGAGTTGAAGGCCGGACGCGACAGGCGCGCCGCGCGACTCAAACGCGACCTCGCCGCCGACTTGGCGACTCTGCGCGCCCCCGCCGAGGAGATGGTCGATTCCGCCCTCGAACTCGACGTGGAACTGGCCGTCTCGCGCTTCGCCCGCGACTTCGACTGCGTCGTCCCCGAGTTCGACGGCGAGGGGTTCGTCGTCGAGGGCGGCCGGTCGCCCCTCCTCGACGTGGCGTTCGAGGCGGTCGAACCGGTCGATTACGGCGTCTCGGGGGTCACCCTGCTCTCGGGCGTCAACTCCGGCGGGAAGACGTCCACGCTCGATTTGGTCGCCCTCGTCGTCGTGTTGGCACACATGGGACTTCCCGTCCCGGCCGAACGCGTCGAACTCGAACGCGTCTCCGAACTGCACTACTACGCCAAGACGCAGGGAACCCTCGACGCGGGCGCGTTCGAGAGCACGCTTCGGGACTTCCGCGAACTCGCCGACGGCGAGGCGAACCGACTCGTCCTCGTCGACGAACTGGAGAGCATCACCGAACCGGGGGCGTCGGCGAAGATCATCGCGGGCATCCTCGAAGCGTTGGACGAACAGTCGGCGACGGCGGTGTTCGTCTCTCACCTCGCCGGGGAGATACGCGAGGCGTCGTCGTTCGAGGTGGCCGTAGACGGTATCGAAGCCGTCGGACTGCGGGACGGTGAACTGCAGGTAAACCGCTCTCCGGTCAAAGACCACCTCGCGCGTTCGACGCCGGAACTCATCGTCGAGAAACTCGCGGGCGAGGACGGGTCGGGGTTCTACGACCGACTTTTAGAGAAGTTCTGACCGGATTTATGTCGGTCAGTTTCGACGTATCGGACATGGTCCCCGACCCCACCGATTCCGACTCGTCCGGCGCAGACTCCCCGGACGACCCTTCCGACGCGACGTACGACGTGGTGTACCGCGCGACGAGAGACGCTATTTGGGACGTCGTCGGCACGGCGACGCTGATTCTATTCTACCTCGCTCTCGCCGGAATCGCTCTGTCTATCGCCGTCGCCGGAATCAGTCAGTTCCTCTCGGGTTCGGGGTCGATGACCCTCGGCGTCGTCGGCGTCGGAGCCCTCTCCGTCGGCCTGTTCGCGGCCTATCGCATCTACGCGCTTGCGACGGAGTGAGGCGGGCCGACGCGCCCGTCCGCCCGGCGTCGTCGGCGCAAATCCGACCGAACGTCCCCGTCAGTACCGACCTGCGATTCCGGACGGTTCAGCCTCCCTCCGTTTCGGCTTCACTTTCACTCCGCCACTGGGGAACCGTTAAGTAGACTGCTATTCGTAATCGAACCGATGAGGGACGACCCCGAAGAGGGGATGCTATCGTGGGACGAGACGGTGTTCCGCGACGAACACGTCTTCGAGATAGATTACGTTCCGGAGACGTTCGACCACCGGGAGACGCAGCTTCAGAGCCTGAAGTACGCGCTCCGCCCCGCGGTTCGCGGCTCTCGTCCCCTCAACACGACGGTCCGCGGTCCGCCCGGCACCGGGAAGACGACCGCCGTTCAGAAACTGTTCGGCGAACTCGGCGCCCAAAGCGGCGTCCGGACGGTCAGAGTGAACTGTCAGGTCGATTCGACGCGGTACGCCGTCTTCTCTCGCATCTTCGAGCACATCTTCGAGTACGAACCCCCGTCGTCCGGCATCTCGTTCAAGAAACTGTTCGGCCAGATAACCGACCGACTCGTCGAGGAAGACGAGGTGTTGGCCGTCGCCTTAGACGACGTGAACTACCTGTTCTACGAGAACGAGGCGTCGGACACGCTCTACTCGTTGCTCCGGGCCCACGAGACGCACTCGGGCGCGAAAATCGGCGTCATCATCGTCTCGTCGGACCTCTCTTTGGACGTCATCGACGAACTCGACGGCCGCGTCCAGAGCGTCTTCCGCCCCGAGGAGGTGTACTTTCCCGTCTACGACGTCGAGGAGATTGTCGGCATCCTCCGCGAACGCGCCCGACGGGGGTTCCGCGAGGACGTCGTCGGGGCCCCGGAACTCGACAGAGTCGCGGAACTCACCGCAGACAGCGGTGACCTGCGCGTCGGCATCGACTTGCTGCGCCGCGCGGGACTCCACGCGGAGATGCGCGCCAGTCAGTCCGTCGAACTCGAAGATATCGAGGCGGCCTACGACAAATCGAAGTACGTCCACCTCTCGCGGGTCCTCCGCGGCCTCTCGGACTCCGAACGCGCCCTCGTGCGGGTCGTCGCCGAGTACGACGGCGAACAGGCGGGAACCGTCTACGACGCCTTCCGCGAGGAGACCGACCTCGGATACACGCGGTACTCGGAGATAACGAACAAACTCGACCAACTCGGCGTCATCGAGGCCGAATACACGGAGATTGAGGGCCGAGGGCGCTCCCGGTCGCTCTCGCTGTCGTACGACTCGGAGGCCGTCTTGGACCGCCTCTGAGTCGCGTCGTCCCGTCTCGGTTCTTTCTCGCCGCGCGGTCGTCTGTCGCCGACGGCGACTCCCCGCCGGCCCGGTCCCGTTCGAAGGCTTTTCGCCGTGCCTCTCGGAGTAACGCGTATGAAGACGACGGGCGGCACGGACGACCAGAAGCGTCGCGCCGGCGAACGCGCGGCGGAACTCGTGACGGACGGAACGACGGTCGGACTCGGAACCGGCAGTACCGCGGCGTTCGCCGTGCGCGCTATCGCCCGCGCCGTCGACGATGGACTCGACGTTCGCGGCGTCCCCACCTCCTTTGCGACGCGCGAACTCGCCCGAGAGGAGGGCGTCCCCCTCGTCGCCTTGGACGAGGTGGAGACGCTCGACCTCGCGATAGACGGCGCGGACCAGGTGGACGACGACCTGAACGCCATCAAGGGCGGCGGCGCGGCGCACACGAGAGAGAAGGTGGTAGACGCCGCGGCCGACCGGTTCGTCGTCGTCGCGGACCCCTCGAAGACGGCGACGACGCTGGACCGGGCGGTGGCGGTGGAAGTGCTGCCGGACGCGCGGACGACCGTCGCCGCCCGACTCCGAGAACTCGGCGGCGACCCGACGCTCAGACGCGCAGAACGGAAGGACGGCCCCGTAGTGACCGACAACGGGAACCTCGTCTTCGACTGCGAGTTCGGACCCATCGACGACCCCGCGACGCTCTCGTCCGACCTCTCCGCGATTCCGGGCTGTGTCGAACACGGCCTGTTCGTCGGGATGGTAGACGAGGTGTACGTCGGGACGGACGACGGCGTCGAGGTCAGAACGCGAGGCTGACGCTCGGAGGACGGCCGTCGCTGTCGGACTCGCAGCGTCGAAAAAATCGGGGTCGAATCGGGAACCGAATTACAGGTCGCGGGGCTGGACCGTCTTCCGGTCGTTCTGTTCTGCGCGGCGGGCGGCGTCTTCGAGCAGTTCGTTGACTTCCTCGTCGAGCGCGTCGTAGAAGTCCGAAGCGACGTTCTTGTCGTTGAGCGCTTCCTTGACGGCTGCCTTGACAATAAGGTCTGCCATACAACCCTCCTTTCAGAGTCCTACTTAATAAGATTTCGCAAATCTGCCGCCTCTACGCCCCTACCGGAAGGTTATGGGCTTTCAGAGGGAACGGATTTATATAGTGGGAGGTGTGATAAGGAAAGTTCGCCCGGCGAGGTCTCTCTCGGAGCTAAAACGACACGTACGTGGGGGAGCAACCTGAACGAGCGCACATGCGAGATATATTGGAGGCGGTGGCGGCGGGCGACCTCTCACCGGCGGCCGCCGAGACGCGGCTATCGGGGTACGCGACGACGGACGCCGGGCGGTTCGACGCCGCCCGCGAGACGCGCCGCGGCGTCCCCGAAGCCATCCTCGCGGACGTGAAGACGCCCGGGGAGACGGCGACGCTGGCGGCCGCCGCCGTCGATTCCACCGGTCACGCGATACTCACGCGCGCGTCGCAGGCGCACGTTGATGCCGTCGCCGCGGAACTGGACGCGGAGGTCGAACTCGAACGGGACGAACGGGCGCGGACGCTCGTCGCCCACGCGCCGGACTTCGAACCGCCGGTTCTCGACGCGACGGTGGGCATCGTCACCGGCGGCACCTCGGACGCCGAGGCGGCGGGCGAGGCGGCCGTCATCGTCCGCGAGATGGGCGCGTCCCTCACGCGCGTCGAAGACGTGGGCGTCGCCCACCTCGGACGCGTTCTCGACCACCTCGACGACCTGCGGGCCGCCGACGTTCTCGTCGTCGCCGCCGGACGCGAGGGGGCGCTTCCCACCGTCGTCGCCGGGTTGGTCGACACGCCCGTCGTCGGTCTCCCCGTCTCGACAGGATACGGCCACGGCGGCGAGGGCGACGCGGCGCTCTCGGGGATGTTACAGTCCTGTACCGTCATCTCGACTGTCAACATCGACGCCGGGTTCGTCGCCGGGGCGCAGGCCGGACTCGTCGCCCGCGCCGTATCGGACGCGAGAGAGGCCGGTTCGGGGGACGGTCCCGAATCCGACTCGAACTGACCCTCCGACGACGCGCCGACGTTCGTGTGGTACTCTCGCACGTGTGCGAAGCGGTATTATGGCTGGGGCGCGTACGGACTGTACCGGCACTGTGGTGGCTGCCGGACTCAACCATGCCAACCTGCGACCATTGCGGGTCGCACGTCTCAGAACACTTCGCGCGCGTGTTCGCCGACGAACGAGGGCGAGTTCTCGCCTGTCCAAACTGTTCGGCGAACGCGGGTATCGCGGAGGTTGCGCGGCGACGCACCCGCACTGCATGACCACTGAAGCGGCGAAAGACCACCACGCGAAGCCGATTTCTGCGCTGCGGCGGACGATACTCGACGAGCGACGGCCTCTCTGTGGCGGAAGTCGGACACGACGCCGGAGAGACCGAAGAAAAACGGATGCTGAGTGCCGTTCCGGCTCCGGGCTACGAAGCGAGCCGAAGAGTCACGGCCGAACGGCACCGGTCACGAACGCGACGAGGGGGACGGCGACTGCGACGTGGTAGACGACCAAGACGACCTGTCCGGCGGTGGTGACGCCGAACGTCGGGGCGACGGTGACCACCGGAACGAGCATCGCCGCGAAGACGACGGCCGACGCCGCGACGAAACTGCGAACCGGTCGGTCGGTCAGCCTCACCGACGCGGCGTAGGCGACGGCCGCCCCGACGCCGGCGAAGACGGCACTTCCGAACAGGGGTCCGAGAGCGAACGGGCTCGTCGCCCCCGTCGCGCCGAGTTCGACGCCGAGGAGGGTGACGACGCCCCGAGCGAACAGCAGTGCGACGACGGCGACGAGGACGCCGAGCGTCGTTCGTCGGGCGAGTTCTCCCGCGTCGGCGGGGACTGCGTATCGAGTAGTGGTGGTTGCCATACGCCGTAGTACGCTCGTTGCGGAGATAAGCTAGTATCTCGGCCGCCCGTTCGGGTCACGTCGCACCGATACGCGCGCCCCGTCTCGGCTGTGGTGCAAAGAATCATTGTCCCCGCTGCTACTACCTCACTCATGGCTGCCGAGGGACTCGACGAAACCGACTTAGGTATACTTCATCTCCTCCAGAAAGACGCGCGGAACAACACCCCGGTCGATATCGCCAGAGAGCTTCCGGTGTCGGACCAGACCGTTCGCAACCGCATCCAGAAGATGGAGCGGATGGGCGTCCTCGAAGGGTACGTTCCCGTGATAAATTACCGGAACGCCGGATTCTCTATCCGGCTCGAATTCTGCTGTACCGCACCCATCCAACGGCGCGAGGAACTCGCTCAGGCGGCGTTAGAACTCCCGCACGTCGTCCGCGTCGAAGAGATGCTGAGCGCCCACGAGAACGTCCGCGTCTTGGCCGTCTCGAACGACTCGGACGAGATACACCAAATCGCCACGGA
This region includes:
- a CDS encoding DUF1931 family protein, which produces MADLIVKAAVKEALNDKNVASDFYDALDEEVNELLEDAARRAEQNDRKTVQPRDL
- a CDS encoding ORC1-type DNA replication protein → MRDDPEEGMLSWDETVFRDEHVFEIDYVPETFDHRETQLQSLKYALRPAVRGSRPLNTTVRGPPGTGKTTAVQKLFGELGAQSGVRTVRVNCQVDSTRYAVFSRIFEHIFEYEPPSSGISFKKLFGQITDRLVEEDEVLAVALDDVNYLFYENEASDTLYSLLRAHETHSGAKIGVIIVSSDLSLDVIDELDGRVQSVFRPEEVYFPVYDVEEIVGILRERARRGFREDVVGAPELDRVAELTADSGDLRVGIDLLRRAGLHAEMRASQSVELEDIEAAYDKSKYVHLSRVLRGLSDSERALVRVVAEYDGEQAGTVYDAFREETDLGYTRYSEITNKLDQLGVIEAEYTEIEGRGRSRSLSLSYDSEAVLDRL
- the larB gene encoding nickel pincer cofactor biosynthesis protein LarB, which translates into the protein MRDILEAVAAGDLSPAAAETRLSGYATTDAGRFDAARETRRGVPEAILADVKTPGETATLAAAAVDSTGHAILTRASQAHVDAVAAELDAEVELERDERARTLVAHAPDFEPPVLDATVGIVTGGTSDAEAAGEAAVIVREMGASLTRVEDVGVAHLGRVLDHLDDLRAADVLVVAAGREGALPTVVAGLVDTPVVGLPVSTGYGHGGEGDAALSGMLQSCTVISTVNIDAGFVAGAQAGLVARAVSDAREAGSGDGPESDSN
- the larE gene encoding ATP-dependent sacrificial sulfur transferase LarE; the encoded protein is MQPDVDSSTDEGTRSAAQKAEAVRTSLGERDGVVVAFSGGVDSSVVAALARDALGDRAVACTARSETLPESELDEARRVAEEIGIRHEVVEFSELDNPDFVANDGDRCYHCRTMRLGRMYETARELDIDTVCDGTNASDPGEGHRPGLRAVEELEVFSPLLAHDVTKDDVRAIADDYDLSVADKPSMACLSSRIPTGLEVTEERLTRVEKAERVLRTWGFSQFRVRDHDGLARIEVSRDELEAALDIDFVEAARDHLTDLGFDHVTLDMHGYKTGSVSPEDDEGERTESGDEPLVEDVFSTEYPTGE
- a CDS encoding Lrp/AsnC family transcriptional regulator, whose protein sequence is MAAEGLDETDLGILHLLQKDARNNTPVDIARELPVSDQTVRNRIQKMERMGVLEGYVPVINYRNAGFSIRLEFCCTAPIQRREELAQAALELPHVVRVEEMLSAHENVRVLAVSNDSDEIHQIATEIDELGLTIVSERLRRCAYVQPFNHFGKGVVSDE
- the rpiA gene encoding ribose-5-phosphate isomerase RpiA, with protein sequence MKTTGGTDDQKRRAGERAAELVTDGTTVGLGTGSTAAFAVRAIARAVDDGLDVRGVPTSFATRELAREEGVPLVALDEVETLDLAIDGADQVDDDLNAIKGGGAAHTREKVVDAAADRFVVVADPSKTATTLDRAVAVEVLPDARTTVAARLRELGGDPTLRRAERKDGPVVTDNGNLVFDCEFGPIDDPATLSSDLSAIPGCVEHGLFVGMVDEVYVGTDDGVEVRTRG
- a CDS encoding MutS-related protein, whose translation is MDFETIPGVGEKTAAALSELDDPARALEAGDVAELARAPGITEGRAAAIARAAIRRRHDDDGDFLATDRAREVYRDVLSLLRERTVTAYAGKRVETLFPTSSASRIDEVREFAREAVERTPESDVLAALEGVEPLEPASGLRVRERCLATLDAERYAAAKDAFPELSVEIVEDARDLAELARSYSTVVALDETFAGVDVEGDVRVRPDAAENPDEIVPERVLAFFAGNRGRVQAAADVHEAAGLDAPCDLDALRDALSRVDEDGTVVGDEELDRLAAAVDDLDTAVSAAESVANDRLRDAIRERDVTIEGTDFLSLVEQGARVDSLLSRELEDEYDAAVEAARDHLVETLNLEPEEADVAVRAFTDDAAFPVERDEEMVSRLRTELKAGRDRRAARLKRDLAADLATLRAPAEEMVDSALELDVELAVSRFARDFDCVVPEFDGEGFVVEGGRSPLLDVAFEAVEPVDYGVSGVTLLSGVNSGGKTSTLDLVALVVVLAHMGLPVPAERVELERVSELHYYAKTQGTLDAGAFESTLRDFRELADGEANRLVLVDELESITEPGASAKIIAGILEALDEQSATAVFVSHLAGEIREASSFEVAVDGIEAVGLRDGELQVNRSPVKDHLARSTPELIVEKLAGEDGSGFYDRLLEKF
- the tatC gene encoding twin-arginine translocase subunit TatC; translation: MADDSETDEGRPPDEPESESGADPTPTDEEVPETGDADSDGAGDSDADAGADADADADADADIDADSDADADVSDSSDADADADIDADADAEDETPGDGDTDLWPEADYTPDDSDDPAADADSPEPDADDASEGSVEAGTDGGEVASADASVPSRHSEAGYPDDDGIVGEGPESDQEMPLADHIEEMVRRLAVVFAVGGIITLIMFPGGELVNSAFGFNLTSATEVINFLWNRHIPGAPELADRRPRVYGPLELILTELKVAGLAGLLIGLPVFVYETYLFMRPGLYQRERRYYLAAVPTSLVLAVVGMAFAHFVVLPAIFAYFTSYTTGTATVAFGLKETFNLILLLMGYMAIVFQIPLFVMLAIMMNLVTRRWLASRRLIFWGAFLGLSFLVSPDPTGMAPIIIAATMITLFEGTLFLLRWTRME
- a CDS encoding DUF6069 family protein, which codes for MATTTTRYAVPADAGELARRTTLGVLVAVVALLFARGVVTLLGVELGATGATSPFALGPLFGSAVFAGVGAAVAYAASVRLTDRPVRSFVAASAVVFAAMLVPVVTVAPTFGVTTAGQVVLVVYHVAVAVPLVAFVTGAVRP
- a CDS encoding DUF7563 family protein, whose translation is MPTCDHCGSHVSEHFARVFADERGRVLACPNCSANAGIAEVARRRTRTA